From the genome of Phytohabitans rumicis, one region includes:
- the hemB gene encoding porphobilinogen synthase gives MSYPDVRPRRLRRTPALRRMVEETRVAPSELVLPMFVKEGLTEPRPIASMPGVMQHSRDSLRKAVVEAVQAGVGGVMLFGVPLAKDPTGSGGTDPHGILNVALRDVVAEVGDATVVMSDLCLDEFTSHGHCGLLAPDGTVDNDATLAAYAEMAVAQAAAGAGMVGPSGMMDGQVGVVRKALDAAGYQDVAILAYAVKYASAFYGPFRDAVESSLQGDRRTYQQDPPNIREALREVALDVAEGADVVMVKPALPYLDVVAAVRAAVDVPVAAYQISGEYSMVEGAAASGWIDRERAMLETITSIRRAGAQIILTYWAVEAARLLRTRY, from the coding sequence ATGTCGTACCCCGATGTCCGGCCCCGCCGCCTGCGCCGCACGCCGGCGCTGCGGCGGATGGTCGAGGAGACCCGGGTAGCGCCGTCCGAGCTGGTGCTGCCGATGTTCGTCAAGGAAGGGCTGACCGAGCCGCGCCCGATCGCCTCGATGCCGGGCGTCATGCAGCATTCCCGCGACTCGCTGCGCAAGGCGGTGGTCGAGGCGGTGCAGGCCGGCGTGGGCGGCGTCATGCTCTTCGGCGTGCCCCTCGCCAAGGATCCCACCGGCTCCGGCGGCACCGACCCGCACGGCATCCTCAACGTGGCCCTTCGCGACGTGGTGGCCGAGGTCGGCGACGCCACCGTGGTGATGAGCGATCTGTGCCTGGACGAGTTCACCTCGCACGGGCACTGCGGGCTGCTCGCCCCCGACGGGACGGTCGACAACGACGCGACGCTCGCGGCGTACGCGGAAATGGCCGTCGCCCAGGCGGCGGCCGGCGCCGGCATGGTCGGCCCGTCCGGCATGATGGACGGCCAGGTCGGCGTGGTCCGCAAGGCCCTCGACGCGGCCGGTTACCAGGACGTGGCGATCCTGGCCTACGCGGTCAAGTACGCGTCGGCGTTCTACGGCCCCTTCCGCGACGCGGTCGAGTCCTCGCTGCAAGGGGACCGGCGCACGTACCAGCAGGACCCGCCCAACATCCGCGAGGCGCTGCGCGAGGTGGCCCTGGACGTGGCCGAGGGCGCGGACGTCGTGATGGTCAAGCCCGCGCTGCCCTACCTGGACGTGGTGGCCGCGGTACGGGCGGCCGTCGACGTCCCGGTGGCCGCGTACCAGATCTCCGGCGAGTACTCGATGGTCGAGGGGGCCGCCGCCAGCGGCTGGATCGACCGCGAGCGCGCGATGCTGGAGACGATCACGTCGATCCGCCGCGCCGGCGCCCAGATCATCCTCACGTACTGGGCCGTCGAAGCCGCCAGACTCCTCCGCACCCGCTACTGA
- a CDS encoding glutamyl-tRNA reductase, whose product MNLIVVGASYRTAPVSILEQVAVSPAEVDGMLDRLLAQQYVSEAVVLSTCNRVEVYAAVNGFHGGLGEICGVLAERAGCTANDLANHLYVHYDAAAVRHTFRVATGLDSMVVGEAQILGQLRDAYQAATDRDSAGRVLHELMQQALRVGKRAHTETGIDRAGQSVVTAALGLAASVLAGDHDCLLGVDCEHPTTELAGRPALVVGAGAMGALSLATLSRSGAGPLTVTNRGAERAERLAEAYGATAVPFAELADALASVDVVATATASTEHVLTREAVARAIEGRDRPLVILDLAVPRDVEPAAAELPGVVVVDIDRLAASLRTGPAAADEAAVETIVASEVEAFLAWLRGADVAPTVAALRTRADDVVAAELRRLSQRRPDLSDEQRADVAHTVHRVVQRLLHSPTVRVRQLAAEPGGDQYAALLRELFDLEVPQSAQVQDLPDLEGDA is encoded by the coding sequence GTGAACCTGATCGTCGTAGGCGCTTCCTACCGCACCGCTCCGGTGTCGATCCTGGAGCAGGTCGCGGTCTCGCCGGCCGAGGTGGACGGCATGCTCGACCGGCTGCTCGCCCAGCAGTACGTCAGCGAGGCGGTCGTCCTGTCCACCTGCAACCGGGTCGAGGTGTACGCCGCGGTCAACGGCTTCCACGGCGGCCTGGGTGAGATCTGCGGCGTGCTCGCCGAGCGCGCCGGCTGTACGGCGAACGACCTGGCCAACCACCTCTACGTGCACTACGACGCGGCGGCCGTGCGGCACACGTTCCGGGTCGCCACCGGGCTCGACTCGATGGTCGTCGGCGAGGCGCAGATCCTCGGCCAGCTCCGCGACGCGTACCAGGCGGCGACCGACCGGGACAGCGCCGGGCGGGTGCTGCACGAGCTGATGCAGCAGGCGCTGCGGGTGGGCAAGCGGGCGCACACCGAGACCGGCATCGACCGGGCCGGCCAGAGCGTGGTGACCGCGGCGCTCGGCCTGGCCGCGTCCGTGCTGGCGGGCGACCACGACTGCCTGCTGGGCGTCGACTGCGAGCACCCGACCACCGAGCTGGCCGGCCGGCCCGCCCTGGTCGTCGGTGCCGGGGCGATGGGCGCGCTGTCCCTGGCCACGCTGTCGCGTTCCGGCGCCGGTCCGTTGACCGTCACCAACCGCGGCGCCGAGCGGGCCGAGCGGCTCGCCGAGGCGTACGGCGCGACGGCCGTGCCGTTCGCCGAGCTGGCCGACGCGCTGGCGAGCGTCGACGTGGTGGCCACCGCCACCGCGTCCACCGAGCACGTGCTGACCCGCGAGGCCGTGGCGCGCGCCATCGAGGGCCGCGACCGCCCGCTGGTTATCCTGGACCTGGCCGTGCCCCGCGACGTGGAGCCGGCCGCCGCCGAGCTGCCGGGCGTCGTGGTGGTCGACATCGACCGGTTGGCGGCCAGCCTCCGTACCGGCCCGGCCGCCGCCGACGAGGCCGCGGTCGAGACGATCGTGGCGAGCGAGGTCGAGGCGTTCCTGGCCTGGCTGCGCGGCGCCGACGTCGCCCCCACCGTGGCCGCCCTGCGCACCCGTGCCGACGACGTCGTGGCCGCCGAGCTGCGCCGGCTGTCCCAGCGCCGGCCGGACCTGTCCGACGAGCAGCGCGCCGACGTCGCGCACACCGTCCACCGGGTGGTGCAGCGCCTGCTGCACTCGCCGACCGTACGGGTGCGCCAGCTCGCCGCCGAGCCGGGCGGCGACCAGTACGCGGCCCTGCTGCGGGAGCTCTTCGACCTTGAGGTGCCGCAGAGCGCACAGGTGCAGGACCTGCCCGATCTGGAGGGCGACGCGTGA
- a CDS encoding uroporphyrinogen-III synthase: MSRTRKPAGRIAFVGAGPGDPGLLTRRAHAALVDADQVIYDRGVSEPLLDAIRVEAKPDTQFTPAEGAPGDVAKVLLSAARSGLSAVHLVAGDPFGHDSVVKEVQAVARTAVHFEVVPGVGQAEGVATYAGVPLPGVRTAADVDDVSALDFEALAAAILRGSLALAVDAGDLAAVRDGLLAAGVDGTTAVGVTGDGTGETQYTTTSTVDSFVAAALGFTGRVVLTLGGGVAHRDKLSWWENRPLYGWKVLVPRTKEQAGVMSEHLRAYGAIPCEVPTIAVEPPRTPAQMERAVKGLVDGRYAWVVFTSVNAVRAVWEKFAEHGLDARHFGGVKIACIGEATADAVRAFGIQPELVPSGEQSSEGLLAEFSPHDEILDPVGRVLLPRADIATETLAAGLTERGWEVDDVTAYRTVRAAPPPAEIRDAIKSGGFDAVLFTSSSTVRNLVGIAGKPHTRTVVAVIGPKTAETATEFGLRVDVQPPHASVPDLVEALAGYAVELRDKLAAMPAKQRRGSKVQGPTALRFR, encoded by the coding sequence ATGAGCCGCACCCGTAAGCCCGCAGGCCGTATCGCGTTCGTCGGTGCGGGGCCCGGCGACCCTGGCCTGCTGACCCGCCGTGCGCACGCCGCCCTGGTCGACGCGGACCAGGTCATCTACGACCGTGGCGTCTCCGAGCCGCTGCTCGACGCGATCCGCGTTGAGGCGAAGCCGGACACCCAGTTCACCCCGGCCGAGGGGGCGCCGGGCGACGTGGCCAAGGTGCTGCTCTCCGCGGCCCGCTCCGGCCTGTCGGCGGTGCATCTCGTCGCCGGCGACCCGTTCGGCCACGACTCCGTGGTCAAGGAGGTGCAGGCGGTCGCGCGTACCGCCGTGCACTTCGAGGTGGTGCCCGGGGTGGGCCAGGCCGAGGGCGTCGCCACGTACGCCGGCGTGCCGCTGCCCGGCGTCCGCACCGCCGCCGACGTCGACGACGTCTCCGCGCTGGACTTCGAGGCGCTCGCCGCGGCCATCCTCCGCGGCTCGCTCGCGCTCGCCGTCGACGCGGGCGACCTCGCCGCCGTACGCGACGGGCTGCTCGCGGCCGGCGTCGACGGCACCACGGCGGTCGGCGTGACCGGCGACGGCACCGGCGAGACGCAGTACACGACGACGTCCACGGTGGACAGCTTCGTCGCGGCCGCGCTCGGCTTCACCGGCCGCGTCGTGCTCACCCTCGGCGGGGGCGTCGCCCACCGCGACAAGCTGAGCTGGTGGGAAAACCGCCCACTGTACGGCTGGAAGGTGCTCGTTCCGCGCACCAAGGAGCAGGCCGGCGTGATGAGCGAGCACCTGCGCGCCTACGGTGCGATCCCGTGCGAGGTGCCGACGATCGCCGTCGAGCCGCCGCGCACCCCGGCCCAGATGGAGCGGGCCGTCAAGGGCCTGGTCGACGGCCGGTACGCGTGGGTCGTCTTCACCTCCGTCAACGCGGTGCGCGCGGTGTGGGAGAAGTTCGCCGAGCACGGCCTCGACGCCCGCCACTTCGGCGGCGTGAAGATCGCCTGCATCGGCGAGGCCACCGCCGACGCGGTGCGCGCCTTCGGCATCCAGCCCGAGCTGGTGCCGTCCGGTGAGCAGTCGAGCGAGGGACTGCTGGCCGAGTTCTCGCCGCACGACGAGATCCTCGACCCGGTCGGCCGGGTGCTGCTGCCGCGCGCCGATATCGCCACCGAGACGCTGGCCGCCGGGCTCACCGAGCGTGGCTGGGAGGTCGACGACGTCACCGCGTACCGCACGGTGCGCGCGGCGCCGCCGCCGGCCGAGATCCGGGACGCTATTAAATCGGGCGGTTTCGATGCGGTTCTCTTCACGTCGTCCTCGACCGTGCGTAACCTGGTGGGTATCGCAGGCAAGCCGCACACCCGTACCGTGGTCGCCGTGATCGGCCCGAAGACGGCCGAAACGGCGACGGAATTCGGCCTGCGGGTCGACGTCCAGCCGCCCCACGCGTCCGTGCCGGACCTGGTCGAGGCCCTCGCCGGGTACGCCGTGGAACTGCGCGACAAGCTGGCCGCGATGCCGGCCAAGCAGCGCCGCGGGTCGAAGGTGCAGGGCCCGACTGCGCTCCGTTTCCGCTGA